The proteins below are encoded in one region of Methanofollis aquaemaris:
- the ilvC gene encoding ketol-acid reductoisomerase, with the protein MVEKYYDADADLGVLAGKRIAVIGYGSQGRGQALNLRDSGLDVIIGVRPGKSWESAIKDGLEVFQVSDAVQQADVIQVLLPDEDQARTYQESIRPGLSAGKTLMFSHGFNIHYGQITPPPDVNVAMVAPKGPGHLVRRLYEEGAGVPALIAIEQDAAGNARAIALAYAKGIGATRAAVFETSFREETETDLFGEQAVLCGGCSALIKAGFETLVANGYAPEMAYLEVCHELKLIVDLIYEGGLSKMREVVSNTARYGDLTRGPRVIGPEVYVAMQEVLEEIQDGRFAKEWILENQVNRPVFSALTRADEEHDLEVVGAEIRALMPQFKKS; encoded by the coding sequence ATGGTTGAGAAGTACTATGACGCAGACGCCGACCTGGGCGTGCTGGCCGGAAAACGAATCGCGGTCATCGGCTACGGTTCCCAGGGGCGCGGGCAGGCACTGAACCTCAGGGACTCGGGACTCGATGTGATCATCGGGGTGCGGCCGGGAAAGAGCTGGGAGAGTGCGATCAAAGACGGGCTCGAGGTTTTCCAGGTCTCTGACGCCGTGCAGCAGGCCGACGTCATCCAGGTTCTCCTCCCTGACGAGGACCAGGCGCGGACATATCAGGAATCCATCAGGCCGGGGCTCTCCGCCGGCAAGACCCTGATGTTCTCCCATGGGTTCAACATCCATTACGGGCAGATCACACCCCCACCCGACGTGAATGTCGCGATGGTCGCGCCGAAAGGTCCCGGTCATCTGGTCAGGCGGCTGTATGAGGAAGGCGCGGGTGTTCCGGCACTCATCGCCATCGAACAGGACGCTGCCGGGAACGCAAGGGCCATCGCCCTCGCCTATGCAAAAGGTATCGGGGCGACGCGGGCGGCGGTCTTCGAGACTTCCTTCAGGGAGGAGACCGAGACCGATCTCTTCGGGGAGCAGGCGGTGCTCTGCGGCGGGTGTTCGGCCCTGATCAAGGCCGGGTTCGAGACCCTGGTCGCCAACGGGTATGCGCCGGAGATGGCCTATCTGGAGGTCTGCCACGAGTTGAAACTCATCGTCGACCTCATCTACGAGGGAGGTCTCTCGAAGATGCGCGAGGTCGTCTCGAACACCGCACGGTACGGTGACCTGACGCGCGGGCCGCGCGTCATCGGGCCCGAGGTCTATGTGGCGATGCAGGAGGTGCTCGAAGAGATCCAGGACGGCCGGTTCGCAAAGGAGTGGATCCTGGAGAACCAGGTGAACCGTCCGGTCTTCTCGGCCCTGACCCGCGCCGACGAGGAGCACGACCTCGAAGTGGTCGGGGCGGAGATCAGGGCGTTGATGCCCCAGTTCAAAAAGTCATAA
- a CDS encoding flavodoxin family protein produces the protein MIFYSGTGQTRTLATAAAGIVGADLVEVRDLAGYSKSMMYLKGAPKARRGEEAEIEPAEIDVGAYDLVVVGTPVWAWSPTPAANAIVAALRNCEGKRAVAFATSGGMPGSTLEKLSAKLEGRGMIVAGTFHVSDKDLKKGEGPEGLAEVIRSASSA, from the coding sequence ATGATCTTTTACTCGGGCACCGGACAGACGCGGACCCTGGCCACCGCCGCGGCCGGGATCGTCGGGGCCGATCTGGTGGAGGTGCGAGACCTCGCCGGTTACTCGAAGTCGATGATGTATCTCAAAGGGGCGCCGAAGGCGCGCCGCGGGGAGGAGGCCGAGATCGAGCCTGCCGAGATCGATGTCGGCGCGTATGATCTCGTCGTCGTCGGGACGCCGGTCTGGGCCTGGAGTCCGACGCCCGCCGCGAACGCGATCGTTGCCGCCCTGAGAAACTGCGAAGGAAAACGGGCGGTGGCCTTTGCGACGAGCGGCGGCATGCCGGGCAGTACCCTCGAAAAACTCTCGGCAAAACTCGAAGGACGCGGGATGATCGTCGCCGGCACTTTCCATGTCTCAGACAAAGACCTGAAAAAAGGGGAGGGGCCGGAAGGACTGGCCGAGGTGATCAGAAGCGCATCAAGCGCGTGA
- a CDS encoding DNA-directed RNA polymerase subunit L has translation MDIKILEREEDKVRMVLKGQGHTFMNALAEELLSDPSVDVAKYTILFQFSEPELFVTTRDGKDPIVAVQEACARLTSQCDELLEQVRAQSTA, from the coding sequence ATGGATATCAAGATCCTGGAGCGTGAAGAGGACAAGGTGCGGATGGTCCTGAAGGGGCAGGGCCATACCTTCATGAACGCCCTCGCCGAGGAACTGCTTTCTGACCCCTCGGTCGACGTGGCCAAATATACGATTTTGTTCCAGTTCTCGGAGCCCGAGCTCTTCGTCACCACCAGAGACGGTAAGGATCCGATCGTCGCGGTCCAGGAGGCCTGCGCCCGCCTCACCTCCCAGTGCGACGAACTCCTCGAACAGGTCCGGGCACAGAGCACGGCGTGA
- a CDS encoding translation initiation factor IF-2 subunit beta, whose product MADPYEELLKKAYANITEIGDNSERFHIPDAKVYLEGKTTVIENFTDIASYIRREPDQLMKALVGELGTAGKIEGTRAVFNGKFDETMITSAIKKYVEDYVICSECGRPDTRLVKDGRVLLLRCDACGGHRPVRKRRARTEEATNQLEEGSEMDVTIGSISRRGDGVVKIGKYIMYVSKAKPGQTVKVRITRVSGSIVFTERV is encoded by the coding sequence ATGGCAGATCCCTATGAAGAGTTATTGAAAAAGGCCTACGCCAATATCACCGAGATCGGAGACAACTCCGAGCGGTTCCATATCCCGGACGCGAAGGTCTATCTTGAGGGCAAGACCACGGTCATCGAGAATTTCACCGATATCGCCAGTTACATCAGGCGTGAGCCTGATCAACTGATGAAGGCCCTGGTCGGCGAACTCGGGACGGCGGGGAAGATCGAGGGGACCCGCGCCGTCTTCAACGGAAAGTTCGACGAGACGATGATCACCTCGGCGATCAAGAAATACGTCGAGGACTATGTGATCTGTTCTGAGTGCGGCCGGCCTGACACAAGGCTGGTCAAGGACGGGCGGGTGCTGTTGCTCAGGTGCGACGCCTGCGGCGGGCACCGGCCGGTGAGGAAGCGCCGGGCACGCACCGAGGAAGCCACGAACCAGCTGGAAGAAGGCTCGGAAATGGACGTCACCATCGGGTCCATCTCCAGGCGTGGAGACGGCGTCGTCAAGATCGGCAAGTACATCATGTATGTCTCCAAGGCAAAGCCGGGCCAGACGGTGAAGGTGCGCATCACCAGGGTCTCGGGCTCGATCGTCTTCACCGAACGGGTCTGA
- the thiC gene encoding phosphomethylpyrimidine synthase ThiC — protein sequence MCLMQTLIKECLNGVPPEVEAIARDEGLSPRQAARAVTRGRITVAANPRRPHRLCAVGEGCSVKVNVNIGTSAERCDPDLEIEKAKVALANGADTLMDLSTGGDLQAIRKRILELDAPLGTVPIYEAVRRAGSAADVTADLLFKVIREHCQQGVDFLTLHCGVNQDAFADLKADPRIMGVVSRGGAFHVAMMAATGEENPLYKEYDYLLEILEESDVVISLGDGMRPGCIYDAERLAKATEYITLGRLSRRALSAGVQRFIEGPGHMPIDEIGYNVKMIKEVCDGAPLYLLGPLVTDIAPGYDHVVGAIGGAVAAMHGADFLCMVSPSEHLALPDIDDIAEGTRVARVSAHAGDIVRLGEGASSAADLKMAQARRRINWEEQFEAAMFGDLARKVHERDGELDTCSMCGDLCAIKMVREALEGEEEKKD from the coding sequence ATGTGTCTTATGCAAACCCTGATCAAGGAGTGCCTCAACGGTGTCCCTCCCGAGGTCGAGGCGATCGCACGGGACGAAGGGCTTTCACCCAGACAGGCGGCCCGTGCGGTGACGCGAGGGCGGATCACGGTTGCTGCAAATCCTCGCCGTCCGCACCGCCTCTGTGCCGTCGGCGAAGGGTGCAGCGTCAAGGTGAACGTGAACATCGGCACCTCGGCGGAACGGTGCGACCCAGACCTTGAGATCGAGAAGGCGAAGGTGGCGCTTGCCAACGGCGCCGACACCCTGATGGACCTCTCGACCGGGGGAGACCTTCAGGCGATCCGGAAACGGATCCTGGAACTGGACGCACCCCTCGGGACGGTCCCGATCTACGAGGCGGTGCGGCGGGCCGGTTCGGCCGCAGACGTCACCGCCGATCTTCTCTTCAAGGTCATCAGGGAGCACTGTCAGCAGGGAGTGGACTTCCTCACCCTCCACTGCGGGGTGAACCAGGACGCCTTCGCCGACCTCAAGGCCGACCCAAGGATCATGGGCGTGGTCTCCAGGGGCGGGGCTTTCCATGTGGCCATGATGGCGGCGACCGGGGAAGAGAATCCGCTCTATAAGGAATACGATTATCTTCTGGAGATCCTGGAGGAAAGCGACGTCGTCATCTCGCTCGGCGACGGGATGCGGCCGGGATGTATTTACGACGCCGAACGTCTTGCCAAGGCGACCGAGTACATCACGCTCGGCCGTCTCTCGCGGCGTGCGCTCTCTGCGGGGGTCCAGCGTTTCATCGAGGGGCCGGGACATATGCCCATCGACGAGATCGGGTATAATGTCAAGATGATCAAAGAGGTCTGCGACGGGGCACCGCTGTACCTCCTCGGTCCCCTGGTCACCGACATCGCCCCCGGCTATGACCATGTGGTCGGGGCGATCGGCGGGGCGGTAGCGGCGATGCACGGCGCCGACTTCCTCTGTATGGTCTCGCCGAGCGAGCACCTCGCCCTGCCCGACATCGACGATATCGCCGAAGGCACCAGGGTGGCACGGGTCTCCGCCCATGCGGGCGACATTGTCAGGCTTGGAGAAGGGGCCTCCTCGGCGGCCGACCTCAAGATGGCCCAGGCACGCCGGCGCATCAACTGGGAGGAGCAGTTCGAGGCGGCGATGTTCGGCGACCTGGCCCGCAAGGTCCATGAGCGTGACGGAGAACTCGATACCTGCTCGATGTGCGGCGACCTCTGTGCGATCAAGATGGTGCGCGAGGCCCTGGAAGGGGAAGAAGAAAAGAAGGACTGA
- the purL gene encoding phosphoribosylformylglycinamidine synthase subunit PurL — translation MLSADDLGFITGKLGRDLTDVEAACFENLWSEHCSYRSTRSVLKTLPTEGKDVILGPGDDAAVVRFSEDLAVVVGMESHNHPSYVDPHDGAATGVGGIVRDIISMGARPIALMDPLYFGSLDEEKTRYLFEHIIGGIGDYGNCIGVPVVRGETVFDPSYQGNPLVNVVCVGVVDPDRFLTARVKAPGNRLVLFGSSTGRDGLGGASFASRDLSEDSEAAERTSVQIGDPYTEKLLIEATCEMAETGKVLSCRDLGAAGLAGASSEMASTFGARIVADRVHLREEGMNAVEIMLAESQERMLVEVAPEDVALMGSIAEKYDLHWSEIGEVIAEPRYIVEFHGDVVCDLPVGLLVEGTPACALPKTPRTPDTTYTPVEGALKDLALAVLSHPDVASKEWIVEQYDHHVQLRTVSTEHDAGVLRLGDAALVLSCGCNPRQIALAPYENAANAVYENAANLACLGARPLCIVNCLNFASPLHPEVYWEMEQSVLGLGDMARTLGAPVVGGNVSMYNESDEFGTEIRPTPTIGMVGKGPVRRWLSPAVGDRLALVGSTGEHLGGSVLDAVTGCGGAAPSKADPAVLEKVRDLVAADALTGATDLSKGGLIAALAKLAPNAGVTLTGDPLVALFSETYGRFLVAFKDESVLEGLEYQVIGTVGGEGLRVAVGDETFVLSPDEIEDARTSITRLMRF, via the coding sequence ATGCTGTCTGCCGATGACCTTGGGTTCATCACCGGAAAACTGGGCCGCGACCTCACCGATGTGGAGGCTGCGTGCTTTGAGAACCTGTGGAGCGAACACTGTTCATATCGTTCGACCAGGTCTGTTCTCAAGACCCTTCCGACCGAGGGGAAGGACGTCATCCTCGGACCCGGGGACGACGCTGCGGTCGTCCGGTTCTCCGAAGACCTCGCCGTTGTGGTCGGGATGGAGAGTCACAACCATCCGAGTTATGTCGACCCGCACGACGGGGCGGCGACCGGGGTCGGCGGGATCGTCCGTGACATCATTTCGATGGGTGCCCGACCCATTGCCCTGATGGATCCCTTATACTTTGGTTCGCTCGACGAGGAGAAGACTCGCTACCTCTTCGAGCACATCATCGGGGGTATCGGTGACTATGGCAATTGCATCGGCGTCCCGGTGGTGCGGGGCGAGACGGTCTTCGACCCCTCGTATCAGGGCAATCCCCTCGTCAACGTCGTCTGTGTCGGCGTCGTGGACCCCGACCGGTTCCTCACCGCACGGGTGAAGGCGCCGGGGAACCGTCTGGTCCTCTTCGGTTCGTCCACCGGACGCGACGGTCTCGGCGGGGCCTCGTTCGCTTCACGCGACCTCTCCGAGGACTCTGAGGCCGCCGAGCGGACGAGCGTTCAGATCGGTGATCCCTATACCGAGAAACTGCTCATCGAGGCGACCTGCGAGATGGCCGAGACCGGCAAGGTGCTCTCCTGCCGCGATCTCGGGGCCGCCGGACTTGCCGGGGCCTCTTCGGAGATGGCGAGCACCTTCGGGGCACGGATCGTCGCAGACAGGGTCCACCTCAGGGAAGAGGGGATGAACGCCGTCGAGATCATGCTCGCCGAGTCCCAGGAACGGATGCTCGTCGAGGTCGCCCCCGAGGACGTCGCCCTCATGGGATCGATCGCCGAGAAGTACGACCTGCACTGGAGCGAGATCGGCGAAGTGATCGCCGAGCCGCGCTACATCGTCGAGTTCCACGGCGACGTGGTCTGCGACCTGCCGGTCGGCCTCCTGGTCGAGGGGACGCCGGCGTGTGCCCTGCCAAAGACGCCGAGGACACCCGACACCACCTACACTCCTGTCGAGGGTGCGCTCAAAGACCTGGCCCTCGCTGTCCTCTCGCACCCTGACGTCGCCTCCAAGGAATGGATCGTCGAGCAGTACGACCACCATGTGCAACTGCGGACCGTCTCCACCGAGCACGACGCGGGCGTCCTGCGCCTCGGCGACGCCGCCCTGGTCCTCTCCTGCGGGTGCAACCCGCGCCAGATCGCCCTGGCGCCGTACGAGAACGCCGCCAACGCCGTCTACGAGAACGCCGCGAACCTCGCCTGTCTCGGCGCGAGGCCGCTCTGCATCGTGAACTGCCTCAACTTCGCCAGTCCCCTCCACCCCGAGGTCTACTGGGAGATGGAGCAGAGCGTACTCGGCCTCGGTGACATGGCCCGCACCCTCGGTGCGCCGGTCGTCGGCGGGAACGTCTCGATGTACAATGAGAGCGACGAGTTCGGGACCGAGATCAGACCGACCCCGACGATCGGGATGGTCGGGAAGGGTCCGGTCCGCCGCTGGCTTAGCCCTGCGGTCGGCGACCGCCTCGCCCTGGTCGGGTCGACCGGTGAGCATCTCGGCGGCTCGGTCCTGGACGCCGTGACCGGGTGCGGCGGTGCGGCTCCCTCGAAGGCCGACCCGGCGGTTCTGGAGAAGGTGAGAGATCTGGTGGCGGCCGACGCCCTCACCGGGGCGACCGACCTCTCGAAGGGCGGGCTGATCGCCGCCCTGGCAAAACTCGCCCCCAACGCCGGGGTTACGCTCACGGGCGATCCCCTTGTCGCCCTCTTCTCCGAGACCTACGGCCGGTTCCTCGTCGCGTTCAAGGACGAATCAGTCCTCGAAGGTCTGGAGTATCAGGTCATCGGCACCGTCGGCGGCGAAGGACTGCGCGTGGCGGTCGGGGACGAGACGTTTGTCCTCTCTCCCGATGAGATCGAGGACGCCCGCACCTCGATCACGCGCTTGATGCGCTTCTGA
- a CDS encoding APC family permease codes for MNGGRRLRRELGLAEVTLTGVGIILGAGIYALLGEAAGLAGNAVWASFGLSAVMASCTGLAYAELASMFPRASAEYAYVSEGFGGRAGFVIGWLILLSGVLSAATVALGFGGYFGEATRFPALATAVILIVGLSALSVRGIRETALFAIAMTMIEVGGIVAIVLIGLPHLGEVDYLEAPLGFPGVFQGAALVFFAYMGFEEMVKLAEETKRPEQTIPRAVILALGIVVVLYMLVTLSAVSVMGWEGLAGSRAPFAEIAGAALGANAFAALTIVALFATANTTLLLIVAASRLAYGMAAAGSFPAGLATVHPRFGTPWVAVMGVGAVAAAFTLAGEIAFVANLTNFALFLTFVLINATAIVLRLRMPDAPRPFRIPLSIGPVPLVPVLGILFSLFLLAQLETRIYFLGLLLAGAGIALSYRWQAPGSA; via the coding sequence ATGAACGGAGGCAGGAGGCTGCGCCGGGAACTCGGTCTGGCGGAGGTCACCCTCACCGGCGTCGGGATCATTTTGGGGGCCGGGATCTACGCACTCCTCGGGGAGGCGGCCGGTCTGGCGGGCAACGCCGTCTGGGCCTCCTTCGGGCTCTCGGCGGTGATGGCCTCGTGCACGGGCCTTGCGTATGCCGAACTCGCCTCCATGTTCCCGCGGGCCTCGGCCGAGTATGCGTATGTCTCGGAGGGCTTCGGGGGCCGGGCGGGGTTTGTGATCGGATGGCTGATCCTCCTCTCCGGCGTCCTCTCGGCGGCGACGGTCGCCCTCGGTTTCGGCGGGTACTTCGGAGAGGCGACCCGTTTCCCGGCACTCGCAACGGCGGTCATCCTGATCGTCGGGCTCTCCGCTCTTTCTGTGCGGGGGATCCGCGAGACCGCCCTCTTTGCCATCGCCATGACGATGATCGAAGTCGGGGGGATCGTCGCCATCGTCCTCATCGGCCTCCCCCACCTCGGGGAGGTGGATTATCTGGAGGCGCCGCTCGGTTTTCCGGGAGTGTTCCAGGGGGCGGCCCTGGTCTTCTTCGCCTATATGGGTTTTGAGGAGATGGTGAAACTCGCCGAGGAGACGAAGAGGCCGGAACAGACGATCCCGAGAGCGGTCATCCTCGCCCTGGGTATCGTCGTCGTCCTGTACATGCTCGTGACCCTCAGCGCCGTCTCGGTGATGGGATGGGAGGGGCTTGCCGGTTCCCGGGCGCCGTTCGCCGAGATCGCCGGGGCCGCCCTGGGCGCGAACGCCTTCGCCGCCCTCACGATCGTCGCTCTCTTTGCGACGGCCAACACCACCCTCCTTCTCATCGTCGCCGCGTCCCGACTCGCATACGGGATGGCGGCGGCGGGATCTTTTCCGGCCGGGCTCGCAACAGTCCACCCGCGTTTCGGAACGCCGTGGGTCGCGGTGATGGGGGTGGGCGCCGTCGCCGCGGCCTTCACCCTCGCCGGCGAGATCGCCTTCGTCGCCAACCTCACCAACTTCGCCCTCTTCCTTACCTTCGTGCTCATCAATGCCACGGCCATCGTCCTCAGACTGCGGATGCCCGACGCCCCCCGACCTTTCAGGATCCCGCTCTCGATCGGACCGGTCCCCCTCGTCCCTGTCCTCGGGATCCTCTTCTCCCTCTTTCTCCTGGCGCAACTCGAAACGAGAATATACTTCCTCGGCCTCCTTCTGGCCGGGGCCGGGATCGCTCTCTCGTATCGATGGCAGGCGCCGGGGAGTGCCTGA